From the genome of Bradyrhizobium sp. SZCCHNS1050, one region includes:
- a CDS encoding MFS transporter: protein MSSTVPIGARDLLKQSAFLFFLSSRSLSRFASQIAAVAIGWQIYDLTGRAFDLGMVGLIQFLPTALLVFVAGSAADRFQRKRVVQLCQLVEALTALYLCWGAYAGQLGEFQLFAAVFVLGIAGAFESPATAALLPLIAPSGTLQRASALSSGAAQLATIAGPAIGGFAYAVAPGVPYGIMMLFWIGGMALTGLMQVPDDVPAERLEGSKDDLFAGVRFIRANPAILGTISLDLFAVLLGGVTALLPIYARDILDTGPFGLGVLRAAPAVGALAMTAVLARYTIRRRVGLRMFQAVIVFGAATVVFAVSHVMWISVAALAVLGAADTVSVVIRFSLVQLATPNEMRGRVGAVNFLFINASNQLGQFESGVTAALLGAMPAAILGGVGTIAIALAWMKLFPELRKVERLE, encoded by the coding sequence ATGTCGTCCACCGTCCCGATCGGCGCGCGCGATCTCTTGAAGCAAAGCGCGTTCCTGTTCTTCCTGTCGTCCCGCAGCCTGTCGCGCTTTGCGAGCCAGATCGCGGCGGTGGCGATCGGCTGGCAGATCTACGATCTGACCGGGCGCGCCTTCGATCTCGGCATGGTCGGGCTGATCCAGTTCCTGCCAACGGCACTGCTGGTGTTCGTCGCCGGCAGCGCCGCCGACCGATTCCAGCGCAAGCGCGTCGTGCAGCTCTGTCAGCTCGTCGAGGCGCTGACGGCGCTCTATCTGTGCTGGGGCGCTTACGCCGGTCAGCTCGGCGAATTCCAGCTGTTCGCGGCCGTCTTCGTGCTCGGCATTGCCGGCGCCTTCGAAAGTCCGGCCACGGCGGCGCTGCTGCCGCTGATCGCGCCGTCCGGCACCTTGCAGCGGGCCAGCGCGCTGTCCAGCGGTGCAGCGCAGCTCGCGACCATCGCGGGGCCTGCGATCGGCGGCTTCGCCTATGCGGTCGCGCCCGGTGTGCCCTACGGCATCATGATGCTGTTCTGGATCGGAGGCATGGCCCTGACCGGCCTGATGCAGGTGCCTGATGACGTGCCGGCCGAGCGGCTCGAGGGCAGCAAGGACGATCTGTTCGCCGGCGTCCGCTTCATCCGCGCCAATCCGGCGATCCTCGGCACCATCTCGCTCGATCTGTTCGCGGTGCTGCTCGGCGGCGTCACTGCGCTGCTGCCGATCTACGCGCGCGATATTCTCGACACCGGGCCGTTCGGGCTCGGCGTGCTGCGCGCCGCGCCAGCGGTCGGCGCGCTGGCGATGACGGCGGTGCTGGCGCGCTACACCATTCGGCGGCGCGTCGGCCTGCGCATGTTCCAGGCGGTCATCGTGTTCGGTGCGGCGACGGTCGTGTTCGCCGTCTCGCATGTGATGTGGATCTCGGTCGCTGCGCTCGCCGTTCTCGGCGCCGCCGACACCGTCAGCGTCGTGATCCGCTTTTCTCTCGTTCAGCTCGCCACGCCCAACGAGATGCGCGGTCGCGTCGGCGCGGTGAACTTCCTGTTCATCAACGCCTCCAACCAGCTCGGCCAGTTCGAGAGCGGCGTCACCGCCGCGCTGCTAGGGGCCATGCCCGCCGCCATCCTCGGCGGCGTCGGCACCATCGCGATCGCGCTGGCGTGGATGAAGCTGTTTCCCGAGCTGCGGAAGGTGGAGCGGTTGGAGTAG
- a CDS encoding SDR family oxidoreductase — translation MAEAAKKIALVTGAGTGVGRAASLALMNSGFTVVLAGRRKEMLEETAKLGPAGMSLPVSADMMDPASIAGLFDTVKSTYGRLDVLFNNAGMGAPPVPFEDLTLQQWQSVVATNLTAPFLCTQHAFRIMKDQSPRGGRIINNGSISAHAPRPFSSPYTSTKHAITGLTKASNLDGRAYDIAVGQIDIGNAETPMTERMVGGVLQPDGRMMPEPRMDVKAVGDAVAYMAGLPLDANVLFITVMATKMPFVGRG, via the coding sequence ATGGCTGAAGCGGCAAAGAAGATCGCGCTGGTGACAGGCGCAGGCACGGGGGTCGGCCGCGCCGCATCGCTCGCGTTGATGAACTCCGGCTTCACCGTGGTGCTGGCCGGTCGCCGCAAGGAGATGCTGGAGGAGACCGCCAAGCTCGGCCCAGCCGGCATGAGCCTCCCCGTCTCCGCCGATATGATGGACCCCGCCTCGATCGCGGGGCTGTTCGACACCGTGAAGTCGACCTACGGCCGGCTCGACGTGCTGTTCAACAATGCGGGCATGGGCGCGCCACCGGTGCCATTCGAGGACCTCACCCTGCAGCAATGGCAGTCGGTGGTGGCGACCAACCTCACTGCGCCGTTCCTGTGCACGCAGCACGCCTTCCGCATCATGAAGGATCAATCGCCGCGCGGCGGCCGCATCATCAACAACGGCTCGATCTCGGCGCACGCGCCGCGGCCGTTCTCCTCGCCCTACACCTCGACGAAGCACGCGATCACGGGTCTGACGAAAGCGTCGAACCTCGACGGCCGCGCCTATGACATCGCGGTCGGCCAGATCGACATCGGCAACGCCGAGACGCCGATGACCGAGCGCATGGTCGGCGGCGTGCTGCAGCCCGACGGCCGCATGATGCCGGAGCCCCGCATGGACGTGAAGGCGGTCGGCGACGCCGTCGCCTACATGGCCGGCCTGCCGCTCGACGCCAACGTCCTGTTCATCACGGTGATGGCGACGAAGATGCCATTCGTGGGACGGGGGTGA